The following is a genomic window from Mus caroli chromosome 17, CAROLI_EIJ_v1.1, whole genome shotgun sequence.
TGGCTGTGAACTGTCAGTAAAGGAAGACTGAGATCTGCTTCTATTATAAGAAAATAGTCAGCTGCAAAGATGCTAAATAGCAAAAGGAGTAACTCAGACTTGTTGAGTATATCGTTATCTGAACATCCAATCTGAATATTCATTTTTTCCAGAGATAACTTTTTATGAAACAGTGAATAAAATGTGTATATAGGCAAATTTTAGTTTTCAAACATTGTTTTATTCTGTTCCATCATTTTGTTGTATCAGCATTTACTTTAGCTATGAAGTAAGATAATACatataggaaatataaaataattggtATTTGAATGTGATTCCATCTAAATTAAGACATCTGCTGAAAAAAGGATTGTTGGCATTGAGAAATATATTCACAAAAACAATACGAATAACAAAAATCAATATGTTCCTGATAGTACAGCAAACTTTTGTATTAAATAGAGAATTAAGCTGAATTGGTAAAGAAATTCCTCTATGATTATGAACATCTGATGAACAAGTTTACTATAATTTATCATAAATTATTGAACAGCAAACATGCATTAAATACAGGAAGTACATATACAACAAAGTACATAAATGCCAAAAAAAGAACAACACTCTACCTGAGTCTTACTTCATTTGGTTTATAAATATGGGCTATTTATAACTGTATATGCATGAAGGAGAATGATGTTTAAACTACATGGCTTAATATCAAGTATATAGATGAGGTGTGTATAGATCTCAAATGAACTTATTACTTATATAAAAGATTTAATGATTCAGCTCAGGAGCTAGAACTTGACAGACCAACCTTCTAGACTGAGAattcagaactcagaaatctttctaCCAATTTCTCTGACTGATTTCTGGAACTGTTTCTGTGATGTTTCAGTAATCCCTTCAGCACTGCTGTTAAAATTAGTTACTCTCCTTTATGCCACATATACTGTCAAATAATTAGAAAGcccattttaagtttattttcataAACAGGTGTTAATTCATCACTTGTCAGATTATTTTGTGTGCTTCtgagagtgtatatgtatattattagaTATGCATACATGTTTCTGTGCTGTGGGTAGATTGTGCATATGAAACCCAGCATCTGTGTCAATTTTTTCTAcatttgatttctattttattttttgagactgtgcCTCCTACTAAACTTGTAACTCATCAATTCAGCTACACTAACAAGTCAGCAagctccaaaaataaaataaaataaaataaaataaaataaaataaaataaaataaaataaaataaataaataaaataaaataaaataaaataaaaataaccagacTTTTCTTATCCAGAATTGGGATTATAGAAATGGTTTTGCCTGAGTACTGAAGAAAATACGCAGGTCTTCTTGCTTTGGCACAAAACTCTATATGGACTAAGTTATCTACTAAGCATCACCATGATATTCCAAATGCAGAATACCAACCCTGGTGTCTATAGTAATAGCCAATGAATCATGAGGCTTTACTATCATACTAACTTTCTTGATACATCTTTACTATAGGAGAATCAGATTGCAGAGAATGATATTGATCAATAAAAGTCACCCAGAAGAGTTTATTCTACTTGGTTTTGCAGACCGTCCTTGGCTAGAACTTCCTCTCTTTATTATTCTTCTGGTAACATACCCCACAGCCATGATTGGAAACATTGCCATCATTCTCGTGTCTATATTAGACCCCTGTCTACATAGccccatgtatttcttcctcaCCAACCTCTCCTTTCTGGACATGTGCTACACCACAAGCATTGTACCTCAGATGTTAATTAACCTTTGGGGCTCTACCAAGACCATCAGCTACATGAGGTGTGTAGTTCAGCTTTATTTCTTCCACACAATGGGAGGTACAGAGTGTGTCCTCCTGGCTCTTATGTCCTTTGACCAatatgtggccatctgcaaacCGCTGCACTATACTCTCATAATGAATCGGCGCAACTGCATCCTGTTAGTATCCACTGTGTGGCTGACTGGGATTTACTATGCTGTCTCAGAGGCCACTGTAACACTGCAATTGCCTCTATGTGGCCACAATAAAATGGATCATTTGGTGTGTGAAATTCCAATTCtgataaaaactgcttgtggTGAAAAAGATACTAATGAGCTTGCTCTCTCAGTAATATGCATTTTTCTCTTAGCTGTCCCTCTGTGTTTAATTCTTGCCTCCTATGCTAGTATTGGACATGCTGTCTTTAAAATCAAATCaatagagggaaggaaaaaggccTTTGGGACATGTTCCTCTCATCTAATTGTGGTTCTCTTGTTCTATGGTCCAGGTATTAGTATGTATCTTCAACCTCCCTCCTCTATTACAAAAGACCAACCTAAGTTCATGGCTCTCTTCTATGGAGTAGTAACTCCTACACTGAACCCCTTCATCTACACTCTGAGAAATAAGGATGTTAAGGGGGCATTAGGTAACCTATTCAGAAAGATTTTTATTCCAAAGTGAAACCTTATCGACATTATACAAAATAGTTAACACATTAGCATCTTTCCCTATAACTCATTCCctgttataaaacaaacaaacaaacaaacaaaacctcactcttattttttttttacatgtttttgCAAATTCTGTCTAGTTACTTGATTAACTGTATTAGACAATGGTTAATCTTGGTTAACAAATACGATGTGTTGCTTAAAATTTGTTAAAATACTTGTATTGGTGTTAGTACATttataaatactttattaaatgataaaacaataatttaatttataaaccaCTTACATGTTTTTAAGCTAGTTGGCATGAAAGCCACATAGTAAACATTTACCACTGACATTTTAACTTGTCATTTGTGACATAAATCTTTACTGTTTAAGTTTTTGTCATTACTGTGGGAAGGATCGTGGTACAGTAACAGCttttaataaactattttatttctaaGACATAGCCTTCATGTGGATGCTTATAAAATTCAATAACAATATTTTATGCATGTCTTTTCATATTCATGCATTTGAACTGGAGGGAGAGGAATAGATACAATTCAAAGAATTTATACATGATAAATATATTGACAAGACTTTCTCAGATCATGTGGGTAGGTGAGAAATGATTTGTCTCTTTTTGCAATCTTAATATAGAAACTATAGATACATTGTCTAGAAATTTAACAAATATACTGCCTAAACTTGGCAAATGTGTTAATGAAATAATTACTAATTTTTGTTTCGTATCCAGTATTGTTGAGGTTTTAGGGGCTATCCTCTCTTATAAAATCTAAGGCTTTCTATCCAATTATTGTGAAATGAATACTATCATTAATAAAGTGAGGTTGTGttctattcattattttcttaaacatttattttaaatatcctaatgagttaaacagaaaaaaaaaatgtaatatgtGATGACTGCTAGGAGCCATTTCTAGGCATACACTTGTAACAAGATAGAATGTGTTTTAAGACCCTAAAAGAGTTAGTAATTTGTAATTTGGATTTTGGATTAAAATAGAAgttgtttaatttttctacaaTATGAGTTTTTAATAGATATACAATTTCATGTAAAGATGTTCAAAATCTACATAACTAATAGTTTATCTAAAACAGTTCTAGGACTAACACTGAGAGtttaatttttatcatgaaaTCAGTTACACTTCATTATAATAAATTGATGGGTTATATGATTATGTTGTATTAGATCAATTTATGGATAATTAAACAAGGTATACAATAAAGGGCTAAACACTAGTGAAAATGCAAGAAGCGTCAGATTCCTTGGACCTGGTGTAACAAACTTTTTCACCATAAAGAACCGAGTGCTGGtagctgaacttgggtcttctggaacaGTGGcgagtgcttttaactgctaagccatctctttaagACTCTTTTATTGTGACTTTTATGTTAGGTAGCCACACAGATGTTGTCAAAAGAATAATCAGAAGAATCAGTGAGGATATGACTCAGGGGTAGAGACATAAAAGCAAATGAgagtatttttctaaaatattacaaaatttcAATTATTTGGAAAAGTTAAGTGCATAAGTCCTATTGTACaaaataactattaaaattagtattttgaaAACATCTAAGATCTTGAATGTTCTCACTGAAAAGTTATGTAATAACAGATATAATGACTGccttgaataaattattttatgatctacacatatattaatataatccTCCAAAATTTATATAATTGTGTTGAGTATACTTTACCATAAGTGTGGAAAATTTTAAAAGGCGAGAGGTGGTGCAGCATTACATATCTCAAATCATAAGGTTTTCATTGTACATGATATTCAAAGATGTTATTAAGGtggttttaaatttaatattcttgCTATATTTAGCACCAAATACTGGGGATTGATCAACAACAAGGAAAGTTGCTTTTGAACCTAGTGTAAATTCTGATCAAACTTTACAATAAAAGTCAATTGCAAACAGGACAAAGTAGTTTAATGTAAATAGTATAAATGCACATTGAGGAACAAATCAAACatcaaaatatttcttgaaatcATTGAAGTCCCACACTAGttaaggagctattggcaactgaTAATTGCTGGCAGAAGACCAGTccattttttatgtatttatttcaaaacatgtacataatttttatatatgaatgtgtgcatgtgcatgtgcgtgttcatgtgtgtgtgtgttttaaatgtagTTATCATATAAGATGGCCATAATGTCCTGGTGAAACACcacaaactaacaaataaaaaaacctaatGTAAGGAATAGATTACCTCCATTGGAGTTGTTGTCAAGGGAGCTCCCATAAATTTCCAGATATTATAGACTATTGCCATTACTCTTGTTTAATTTCGAGATCTTGATGATAAACCCTATTGCTAAAGATATCACATACTTGAGTCATGGAATAAGAGGAGGCAGTAACTCCTGCCTGTCAATATGTCCACACTTGTTCAATAGAGGCTCAAATATCATGAGAGTAAGCAATGATTTTCTGATTGCTCTCTatgactctctgtctcttctctctctgtttctctctttctcctctttcctccctcacaCTACCTATTCTTCTCTTTcacctccccctttccctctctccctcaatcTCTCAGCCCCTTATACCACCCCCAATCTATTTCAGGATCAGCTGTTTGATATAGATTGATGTAGTCAACTAGGAAGAATAGAAAGCAGACAGGCCTTTCCAAACACAAAACTATCACTTATTTAGAAAAGCTGAAGGACCACTATCTCTCTATGAAGTAGAAACTTTGCACATGGCATTGAATGCTTCATGTTTTTATAGGACTGAAAAGGAGACTTTTGGAGATGTAGTTAAGTTCTCCTGCATCCTCAGAGTGGTAGATACTACTCAAAGGCGTATGTTCATTCTCTTGTTAGACGTATTCAGAATCCAATACCCCACATATAATTAGTGAAGTCAAATTTCCTGTCCAGAGCTTCACAGTCCATCTGAGGCCTTAAGGTCATACCATTCATTTTCACTCTAGCACTGAACCCCTAGCTTTAACTTAAACTGGAGTATCATTTTTGCTCAAATATTTGtggatgatataatagtatacttaagttaccccaaaaattctaccagctggtaaacaacttcggcaaagtggctagatataaaattaactcaaacaaataagtagccatcctctactcaaaggataaatgggatgAGAAAAAATTAGCGAaccaacacctttcacaatagtcacaaataatataaaatatcttggagtgactctaaccaagcaagaaagatcagtatgataagaatttcaagtctctgaagaaagaaattgaaggaaataTGAAGTCATCTACCACAAACATAATGTTTTAAAAGCCTTCCAACTTCATAAATTCTAGTACTATTTGAACTGTCATTTTGTTTACAACTCTTGAGTTACCTTTAATTTTAGTTGGTTTTCATGTCACtcaaattttaaacataaatacatagtCTGTAGAGACCTGTATAGTACTGGAAGTTAGCACACTTGTTCTCCATGAAAAACCCCATAGGTAATAAATCTGTGACTATTCAAGTTTGTTATAGCAAGCTCCAGAGTattaacatacacacatgtaatatgtgtgtatgttaattATGTGTGTTATTAATGTATGTCAACTATTAGCATAAACAGTATATGTTAATCACATGTAACATGAATGTATTAccctcaattatttatttatttgtttgtctgcttatttatttatgtatttatgtatttatttatttattgagataggTTTTCATGTATAGAGTATCTGACTAGGAACACAATGTGCACATCAATTTGACCtccaacttacagagatccatcaGCTTCTGTCTCCTTAGTCATGAAATTAAAGTTGCACCACTCTTGTTGGCACCTAGATTCTTTAAATAATTGCTCTGTTAGTTTGAGTAGAAATGGTCCCCATAGCAGTGCCCTACCTAGAGATCCATcttatctgcagacaccaaatcttACACTATTGCTGTGGTCAAGAAGTGCTTTTGGACAGGAACCTGATGTGGCTGCTACTTAGAaggtctggccagcaactgaaTAATGCAGATATAGATCCTTGcatccaaccatcagactgaggaCAGGGACTGCatgggggagctggcagagaaactggaggagc
Proteins encoded in this region:
- the LOC110312594 gene encoding olfactory receptor 2B11-like; amino-acid sequence: MILINKSHPEEFILLGFADRPWLELPLFIILLVTYPTAMIGNIAIILVSILDPCLHSPMYFFLTNLSFLDMCYTTSIVPQMLINLWGSTKTISYMRCVVQLYFFHTMGGTECVLLALMSFDQYVAICKPLHYTLIMNRRNCILLVSTVWLTGIYYAVSEATVTLQLPLCGHNKMDHLVCEIPILIKTACGEKDTNELALSVICIFLLAVPLCLILASYASIGHAVFKIKSIEGRKKAFGTCSSHLIVVLLFYGPGISMYLQPPSSITKDQPKFMALFYGVVTPTLNPFIYTLRNKDVKGALGNLFRKIFIPK